From a single Parambassis ranga chromosome 2, fParRan2.1, whole genome shotgun sequence genomic region:
- the cart4 gene encoding cocaine- and amphetamine-regulated transcript 4 has protein sequence MESMRAVVYLSVCLSVLTSLCQGQRSADSQLQSASDEPLLGLTTSELAEALQGVLDADSRVGLSVEKKASVIPRCDVGERCAMKHGPRIGRLCDCLRGTACNTFFLRCY, from the exons ATGGAGAGCATGCGTGCTGTGGTCtacctgtccgtctgtctgtccgtgCTGACATCACTCtgtcagggtcaaaggtcagccgACAGCCAGCTGCAGTCTGCGTCGGACGAGCCGCTCCTCGGACTCACAACCAGCGAGCTG GCGGAGGCTCTGCAGGGTGTCCTGGATGCTGACAGCAGAGTGGGTCTCTCGGTGGAGAAGAAAGCCAGCGTCATCCCACGG tGTGATGTGGGCGAGCGGTGTGCGATGAAACACGGCCCTCGGATTGGTCGGCTCTGTGACTGTCTGCGAGGGACGGCCTGCAACACCTTCTTCCTGCGCTGCTACTGA
- the LOC114449474 gene encoding zinc finger protein 771-like: protein MSGLQGLKAFISQRLTAALDDILGHFDRTIREYEEELDRRHRDLLDVVLTADTKPSRADVQQVLVPSEPQRWSYSVDREEQEDARVKEEQQEEAWTHPDVAGFPSSPVKDDEDKPESSQLHYRQRAPCREPGPARLFGPESEAETELSDEDCRQSRGPGNQDDAPVAEAGKKSFICSECGRRFGRKDSLRRHMRFHTGERPYSCSICGKRFSQRPNLIRHLRCHSGEKPFSCSFCDTSFAVRSALVNHLRIHTGEKPFSCLHCEKSFTQKGGLKKHMTVHTGEKPYSCPVCGKSFSQKANLTYHFSVHTGQKQFSCSVCHKRFTWQSQVKSHKCVGMSGAFAVDERPSGQTGSERLQGLKCKQ, encoded by the exons ATGTCCGGACTCCAGGGGCTGAAGGCTTTTATCAGCCAGCGGCTCACCGCGGCGCTGGACGACATCCTGGGACACTTCGACAGAACCATCAGGGAGTatgaggaggagctggaccgCCGCCACCGGGACCTGCTGGACGTGGTTCTAACGGCGGACACGAAGCCGAGCAGAGCAG ATGTCCAGCAGGTCCTGGTTCCCTCTGAGCCCCAGCGGTGGAGCTACAGTGTGGAccgggaggagcaggaggacgcACGTGttaaagaggagcagcaggaggaggcgtGGACACATCCTGACGTGGCGGGGtttccctcctctcctgtgaAAGACGATGAAGACAAACCTGAGTCCTCACAGCTTCATTACCGCCAGCGTGCCCCCTGCAGAGAACCAGGACCGGCCCGGCTCTTTGGTCCAGAATCAGAAGCAGAGACGGAGCTCAGTGACGAGGACTGTAGACAGAGCAGAGGACCTGGGAACCAGGACGACGCTCCTGTGGCCGAGGCGGGAAAAAAGTCTTTCATCTGCTCCGAGTGTGGACGGAGGTTCGGTCGGAAGGACAGTCTGCGGAGACACATGCGGTTCCACACTGGAGAGAGGCCGTACAGCTGCTCCATCTGCGGGAAGCGGTTCTCCCAGAGGCCAAACTTAATCCGCCACCTGAGGTGTCACTCAGGAGAGAAGCccttcagctgctccttctGCGACACCAGCTTCGCCGTGCGCAGCGCGCTGGTCAACCACCTGAGGATCCACACGGGGGAGAAACCCTTCAGCTGCCTGCACTGCGAGAAGAGCTTCACCCAGAAAGGAGGCCTGAAGAAACACATGACCGTGCACACGGGGGAGAAACCGTACAGCTGCCCCGTGTGCGGGAAGAGCTTCTCTCAGAAGGCCAACCTGACGTACCACTTCTCCGTGCACACCGGACAGAAGCAGTTCAGCTGCAGCGTCTGCCACAAGCGCTTCACGTGGCAGTCGCAGGTCAAAAGCCACAAGTGTGTCGGAATGAGCGGCGCCTTCGCGGTGGACGAGCGGCCTTCGggtcagacaggaagtgagcgCTTACAGGGGCTGAAGTGTAAACAGTGA
- the LOC114449037 gene encoding gastrula zinc finger protein XlCGF57.1-like isoform X2 — MSGLQGLKAFISQRLTAALDDILGHFDRTIREYEEELDRRHRDLLDVVLMADTKPSRADVQQLLMREEELQRSSSLDQEEQEEQREPPQVKEEQEEVDVTVSCHVPVKTEEEDPPLHHSHTEDNRESVGRAGSEPEPGAGPQLQPDPAGCGDTWGSGAGGSGGLGCGDYRSFHCSECGKRFGSVAYLRLHMRCHTGEKPYRCPMCWKSFSWQGRLQKHMRIHTGERPFSCSECGKTFNESGNLKVHMRIHTGEKPFSCSVCGKTYAQRGNLKQHMAVHRRETTFSCSICGKRFTWLHQLNRHECLPQEHKDSVPDPDPEPGLAASTAEPASFNACMESFSCSECGKRFGFRGQLRAHMRSHTGEKPFRCPVCRKGFSWNGCLQKHMKIHTGEKPFRCSVCGKGFTENGNLKVHMRIHTGEKPFSCSVCGKTYAQRGNLKQHMAVHRREATFSCSICGKRYRQKGSLTKHMEVHRDTIPVLV, encoded by the exons ATGTCCGGACTCCAGGGGCTGAAGGCTTTTATCAGCCAGCGGCTCACCGCGGCGCTGGACGACATCCTGGGACACTTCGACAGAACCATCAGGGAGTatgaggaggagctggaccgCCGCCACCGGGACCTGCTGGACGTGGTTCTAATGGCGGACACGAAGCCGAGCAGAGCAG ATGTCCAGCAGCTGTTAatgagggaggaggagctgcagaggagcagcagcctggaccaggaggagcaggaggagcagagggagcccccacaggtgaaggaggagcaggaggaggtggatgtcACTGTGTCCTGTCATGTCCCTGTGAAGACTGAAGAAGAAGATCCTCCGCTCCATCACAGCCACACCGAGGACAACAGAGAGTCTGTGGGACGAGCGGGgtcagaaccagaaccaggaGCAGGgccacagctgcagcctgaCCCCGCAGGCTGCGGGGACACCTGGGGTTCTGGTGCAGGAGGAAGCGGCGGCCTCGGCTGTGGTGATTACAGATCCTTCCACTGCTCCGAGTGCGGGAAGCGGTTTGGTTCTGTGGCGTACCTGCGGCTACACATGAGGTGTCACACGGGAGAGAAACCGTACCGCTGCCCCATGTGCTGGAAGAGCTTCTCGTGGCAGGGCCGCCTTCAGAAACACATGAGGATCCACACCGGAGAGAGACCCTTCAGCTGCTCAGAGTGCGGGAAGACCTTCAACGAGAGCGGGAACCTGAAGGTGCACATGAGGATCCACACCGGTGAGAAACCCTTCAGCTGCTCCGTCTGCGGGAAGACCTACGCTCAGAGAGGGAACCTGAAGCAGCACATGGCGGTCCACCGCAGGGAGACCACCTTCAGCTGCTCCATCTGCGGGAAGAGATTCACATGGCTCCATCAGCTCAACAGACACGAGTGTCTTCCTCAAGAGCACAAGGACTCTGTgccagatccagatccagaaCCGGGTTTAGCAGCCAGCACTGCTGAGCCTGCCAGCTTTAATGCTTGCATGGAGTCCTTCAGCTGCTCTGAGTGCGGGAAGAGGTTTGGGTTTAGGGGCCAGCTGAGGGCCCACATGAGGTCTCACACCGGTGAGAAGCCGTTCAGGTGTCCGGTCTGTCGAAAAGGCTTCTCCTGGAACGGctgtctgcagaaacacatgaaaaTCCACACAGGGGAGAAACCCTTCCGCTGCTCCGTCTGCGGGAAAGGGTTCACTGAGAACGGGAACCTGAAGGTGCACATGAGGATCCACACCGGGGAGAAACCCTTCAGCTGCTCCGTCTGCGGGAAGACCTACGCTCAGAGAGGGAACCTGAAGCAGCACATGGCGGTCCACCGCAGGGAGGCCACCTTCAGCTGCTCCATCTGCGGGAAGAGGTACCGACAGAAGGGAAGTCTGACCAAACACATGGAAGTCCACAGAGACACCATCCCAGTGCTCGTCTGA
- the LOC114449037 gene encoding gastrula zinc finger protein XlCGF57.1-like isoform X1, translating into MSGLQGLKAFISQRLTAALDDILGHFDRTIREYEEELDRRHRDLLDVVLMADTKPSRAVSPADVQQLLMREEELQRSSSLDQEEQEEQREPPQVKEEQEEVDVTVSCHVPVKTEEEDPPLHHSHTEDNRESVGRAGSEPEPGAGPQLQPDPAGCGDTWGSGAGGSGGLGCGDYRSFHCSECGKRFGSVAYLRLHMRCHTGEKPYRCPMCWKSFSWQGRLQKHMRIHTGERPFSCSECGKTFNESGNLKVHMRIHTGEKPFSCSVCGKTYAQRGNLKQHMAVHRRETTFSCSICGKRFTWLHQLNRHECLPQEHKDSVPDPDPEPGLAASTAEPASFNACMESFSCSECGKRFGFRGQLRAHMRSHTGEKPFRCPVCRKGFSWNGCLQKHMKIHTGEKPFRCSVCGKGFTENGNLKVHMRIHTGEKPFSCSVCGKTYAQRGNLKQHMAVHRREATFSCSICGKRYRQKGSLTKHMEVHRDTIPVLV; encoded by the exons ATGTCCGGACTCCAGGGGCTGAAGGCTTTTATCAGCCAGCGGCTCACCGCGGCGCTGGACGACATCCTGGGACACTTCGACAGAACCATCAGGGAGTatgaggaggagctggaccgCCGCCACCGGGACCTGCTGGACGTGGTTCTAATGGCGGACACGAAGCCGAGCAGAGCAG tgtctcctgcAGATGTCCAGCAGCTGTTAatgagggaggaggagctgcagaggagcagcagcctggaccaggaggagcaggaggagcagagggagcccccacaggtgaaggaggagcaggaggaggtggatgtcACTGTGTCCTGTCATGTCCCTGTGAAGACTGAAGAAGAAGATCCTCCGCTCCATCACAGCCACACCGAGGACAACAGAGAGTCTGTGGGACGAGCGGGgtcagaaccagaaccaggaGCAGGgccacagctgcagcctgaCCCCGCAGGCTGCGGGGACACCTGGGGTTCTGGTGCAGGAGGAAGCGGCGGCCTCGGCTGTGGTGATTACAGATCCTTCCACTGCTCCGAGTGCGGGAAGCGGTTTGGTTCTGTGGCGTACCTGCGGCTACACATGAGGTGTCACACGGGAGAGAAACCGTACCGCTGCCCCATGTGCTGGAAGAGCTTCTCGTGGCAGGGCCGCCTTCAGAAACACATGAGGATCCACACCGGAGAGAGACCCTTCAGCTGCTCAGAGTGCGGGAAGACCTTCAACGAGAGCGGGAACCTGAAGGTGCACATGAGGATCCACACCGGTGAGAAACCCTTCAGCTGCTCCGTCTGCGGGAAGACCTACGCTCAGAGAGGGAACCTGAAGCAGCACATGGCGGTCCACCGCAGGGAGACCACCTTCAGCTGCTCCATCTGCGGGAAGAGATTCACATGGCTCCATCAGCTCAACAGACACGAGTGTCTTCCTCAAGAGCACAAGGACTCTGTgccagatccagatccagaaCCGGGTTTAGCAGCCAGCACTGCTGAGCCTGCCAGCTTTAATGCTTGCATGGAGTCCTTCAGCTGCTCTGAGTGCGGGAAGAGGTTTGGGTTTAGGGGCCAGCTGAGGGCCCACATGAGGTCTCACACCGGTGAGAAGCCGTTCAGGTGTCCGGTCTGTCGAAAAGGCTTCTCCTGGAACGGctgtctgcagaaacacatgaaaaTCCACACAGGGGAGAAACCCTTCCGCTGCTCCGTCTGCGGGAAAGGGTTCACTGAGAACGGGAACCTGAAGGTGCACATGAGGATCCACACCGGGGAGAAACCCTTCAGCTGCTCCGTCTGCGGGAAGACCTACGCTCAGAGAGGGAACCTGAAGCAGCACATGGCGGTCCACCGCAGGGAGGCCACCTTCAGCTGCTCCATCTGCGGGAAGAGGTACCGACAGAAGGGAAGTCTGACCAAACACATGGAAGTCCACAGAGACACCATCCCAGTGCTCGTCTGA